DNA sequence from the Halococcus salsus genome:
GGGACGGTGACGTGAAGTTCCACGGCCGGGAAGTGTTCGACCTCGCGATCGCCTGGCTCGCGCTCGGCGTCGCGTTCGCGCTGTTCTTCGATTCGTTCCTCGGCATCGACCTCAGAACCGCGCTGCTCGCCGGCGACCCGAGCGCCCTGCTCTCGCCCGCCATCCTCCAGGTGTTCGGGCTGAGCATGCTCACCGCCGGCGTTGGCTTCCTGTTCCACGAACTCGCCCACAAGGTCGTCGCCCAGCGCTTCGGTCAGGTCGCGGCCTTCCGCGCCGACTACGGGATGCTCTTTCTGGCCGTCGCGAGCGCGTTCGCGGGTTTCCTGTTCGCCGCGCCCGGCGCGGTCTACCATCGGGGGCGGATCACGAAGCGCCAGAACGGGCTGATCGCGCTCGCGGGCCCCGTCACGAACCTCCTGCTCGCGGTCGGGTTCGCGGCGCTCGCGCTTGTCGCGCCCGGGTTCCTCGGCGCGGTCGGGGTCTTCGGGGTCGGGATCAACCTCCTCCTTGCGGGCTTCAACATGCTGCCGTTCGGCCCGCTCGACGGCCGAACGGTGTTCGCCTGGAGCAAGACGGTGTTCGCAATCACGTTCGTCGTGAGCGCGGGCTCGGCGGTGTTCGTGCTCCTCCGGTTCGGCTTCGGGCTCTGAACCCGTCGCATCGATGGGCTTTTGCGCGCTTCACTCCCGGGTTTCGCCATGAGCGACGACGAGGAACTCACCTACGCCGACTCGGGCGTCGACATCGAAGCCAGCGAGGCCGCGACGGCAGCCCTGATCGGTGCGGCCGGCGAGGGCGACGGCGACTACGCGGGCCTGGTCGACATCGGCGGGCAGTACCTCGCGCTCGCGACCGACGGCGTGGGCACCAAACTCCTCGTCGCCGAGGCGCTCGACGACTATTCCACCGTTGGCATCGACTGTGTCGCGATGAACGCCAACGACCTCGTGGCCGCCGGGGTCGAACCCGTGGCGTTCGTGGACTACCTCGCCGTGGACGAACCCGACGACGGGACCGCCGCCGACCTCGGGAGGGGACTGGCCGCAGGAGCCGAGCAGGCGGACGTAGCGCTCGTCGGTGGCGAGACCGCGGTGATGCCCGAGGTCATCAAGGGGCTCGACATCGCGGGGACCTGTGCGGGACTGGCGGAAGAGGACGACCTCTTCGGGGAGGCGCGGGCGGGCGACGCGCTCGTGGGCTTCCCCTCGACGGGTATCCACTCGAACGGCCTGACGCTCGCCCGGGAGGCCGCGACCCGTGCCGGCGGCTACGACGAACCGTTCCCCGACGACTCCGAGCGAACCGTCGGCGAGGTCCTGCTGGAGCCGACCCGCATTTACACCGACCTCCTCGACCCGCTCGCCGACCACGCGGCGCACGCCGCCGCCCACGTCACGGGTGGCGGCTGGACCAACCTCGCGCGGATGGGGGCGTTCCGGTACGAGATCACCGACCCGCTCCCGGTCCCGCCGGTCTTCGAGTTCGTCGCCGACACGGGGAACGTCTCGGAGGAAGAACTCTACCGGACCTTCAACATGGGGATGGGGTTCGTCGCGGCGCTCGACCCCGCCGACGCCGAGGACCTGGCCGCGGCGACCGACGGCGCGGTCGTCGGCCACGTCACCGAGGGAGCCGGAGTGGCCGTCGGTGGGCTGGAACTCGACTGAGTTCACACCGCGGGACGCAACGCTTTTGATTACCGCTGGTTATCGTCGTGTATGGAGCTCCCGACGCCGGAGGAGTTACGCGAGCGTCGTCACCGGGTCGACCTCACCCAGAGCGCGCTCGCCGAGCGCGCGGGCGTCTCCCAGCCGCTGGTCGCCCGGATCGAGGGTGGCGACGTCGACCCGCGGCTCTCGACGCTTCGGCGGGTCGTTTCGGCCCTTGACGCCG
Encoded proteins:
- a CDS encoding metalloprotease; protein product: MKFHGREVFDLAIAWLALGVAFALFFDSFLGIDLRTALLAGDPSALLSPAILQVFGLSMLTAGVGFLFHELAHKVVAQRFGQVAAFRADYGMLFLAVASAFAGFLFAAPGAVYHRGRITKRQNGLIALAGPVTNLLLAVGFAALALVAPGFLGAVGVFGVGINLLLAGFNMLPFGPLDGRTVFAWSKTVFAITFVVSAGSAVFVLLRFGFGL
- the purM gene encoding phosphoribosylformylglycinamidine cyclo-ligase encodes the protein MSDDEELTYADSGVDIEASEAATAALIGAAGEGDGDYAGLVDIGGQYLALATDGVGTKLLVAEALDDYSTVGIDCVAMNANDLVAAGVEPVAFVDYLAVDEPDDGTAADLGRGLAAGAEQADVALVGGETAVMPEVIKGLDIAGTCAGLAEEDDLFGEARAGDALVGFPSTGIHSNGLTLAREAATRAGGYDEPFPDDSERTVGEVLLEPTRIYTDLLDPLADHAAHAAAHVTGGGWTNLARMGAFRYEITDPLPVPPVFEFVADTGNVSEEELYRTFNMGMGFVAALDPADAEDLAAATDGAVVGHVTEGAGVAVGGLELD